Proteins from a single region of Parambassis ranga chromosome 18, fParRan2.1, whole genome shotgun sequence:
- the ralgapb gene encoding ral GTPase-activating protein subunit beta isoform X2 — protein MDQLLSGLGHVSVLSCFPPSVGRDVATAVVKPLAAGLGNPDTCSLLGTDRQVKWTMEVLSYGLTLPLDEDTVKLCVHIYTDWLMALVSPRDSTPPPISRDPNLYVQMILRHLYSLFLNRSDQGSLGYLSLCQQVLCAVQYLAKESSVMSRDTWEAMLHFLLRVNHAMLASPSAAGELVTPAACTSSSPSHVCSSVGHVSNLSMAVLLEVWLLSCSRCFPSCSLWQSCRQMLSSWRHQPAVALQLSRVVAALTSRMLLLTFGPSFPHFKVPDEDAALIPADMHDEQVPHTWFRFLHLFSDLVDFRCRAVFGSTSLLQEEVLSGEDSQLPNVFFSVMRVVGTLVDAFLGVTVLSKGATEQLLPSTGLTARMQFRDQVPSLGVAVTRSPFRDHLPSYGFSRPRSGSAPPTPVNSISLTPPCTTSSPPHNRRLKAANVSKANSKPPSASSFAHPWKSSQLPPSPPPLCSSLRSFPSPLRCSVDSLLHLFGCWLFDAALISRNTTVQCDVMRSHAIVSERWAAGQAEACGTLCRIFSSKRTAENILPVYLSRFYLVLLNGLQPSEEVCPAVLASILLNSTCLFCCDLKGVNLLFQPFMSALETVLFDRELVRFRGFVNLVDLRRASILILLSLLPVPLQFGSVQSEVVSDGKSRAVAAGGFLTLKPRLINAVIGALQTEMDSCNIQLILAAMLNLVQDSSLFEGAGQTHHEPHRGTQRPRPTRGSNAAAVLWVQIVRLLTRFLTSQWKNDSAVCLSALEVLGGLAKVQVWVEDSERRRAVSSICTYIEFLCSRPPPLHSRDLHSIIVAAFHCLTMWFIQHPALLDHQECLLEVLEIVELGISGSKSRQKQEVKRKEEKELNPASLRVKEAAEATLSCVMQVSGAFPLVGHLLNEDSLICCSGLSDIGLRKFRYFVVESSVILAILEHGPVPEQEPNPSLTMLIRGPSGCHTWSLQLHMQPRDSRTHTQSLDPLQQPRSPERCRVAQGDTWTKCGVKHPLFPENPDMTPQVQADLSVPALHEMVSVKVPLDHLRAALKRQHQIEARQLTSQHSDVIFKCSPPRPATCFQTARLLLSHLGLLTPESIKDPGLSGVPAQLMSLDSSLPGFSESLRRLDQLSSRNCDSAFIFYIKAGQKTAAEIFMNVESRCSVQSHFLDFLSSLGRPLEVGQQQVDGPDGSHSEFPSVLGGSGGGVFDGQRFVLRFTDALTEITFIVPSPSQINWSKTLEQEPLTELPSNQKKRRPDIRPDSVPKSSGPTRASLCRTCCQR, from the exons ATGGACCAGCTACTCTCTGGGCTGGGCCATGTGAGTGTGCTTAGTTGCTTCCCACCTTCTGTGGGCAGAGATGTTGCTACTGCTGTTGTGAAGCCCCTGGCAGCTGGCTTAGGAAACCCCGACACCTGCAGCCTGCTGGGCACAGATAgacag GTGAAGTGGACCATGGAGGTCTTGAGTTATGGTCTCACTCTTCCTCTGGATGAAGACACCGTCAAACTCTGTGTGCACATCTACACGGATTGGCTGATGGCCCTAGTTTCTCCAAGGGactccacccccccacccatcAGTCGAGACCCCAACCTTTATGTCCAGATGATCCTCCGGCATTTGTACAGCCTATTCCTCAACAG GTCAGACCAGGGCAGTCTGGGCTACCTGTCCCTCTGCCAGCAGGTGTTGTGTGCTGTTCAGTATTTGGCCAAGGAGAGCTCTGTGATGAGCAGAGACACCTGGGAGGCTATGCTGCATTTCCTGCTCCGGGTCAATCATGCCATGCTGGCATCTCCCAGTGCAGCAGGTGAGTTAGTGACCCCCGCTGCCTGTACATCGTCATCTCCGTCACATGTGTGTTCCTCTGTAGGCCATGTGTCCAACCTGTCGATGGCGGTCCTCCTGGAGGTGTGGCTGCTGTCCTGCTCTCGGTGTTTTCCATCTTGTTCACTGTGGCAGTCGTGCAGACAGATGTTGAGCAGCTGGAGACATCAGCCTGCCGTGGCGCTGCAGTTGAGCAGAGTCGTTGCAGCTTTAACCTCCAG gatgctgctgctgaccttCGGCCCATCCTTCCCTCACTTTAAGGTCCCAGATGAAGATGCTGCTCTGATTCCTGCAGACATGCATGATGAGCAGGTCCCTCACACCTGGTTCAGGTTCCTGCACCTGTTCAG TGACCTGGTGGACTTCAGGTGCCGGGCAGTCTTTGGTTCAACTTCTCTCCTGCAAGAGGAGGTGCTGAGTGGAGAAGACAGTCAGCTGCCGAACGTCTTCTTCAGTGTCATGAGAGTAGTCGGCACGCTAGTTGATGCTTTTCTGG GTGTGACTGTTCTAAGCAAAGGAgccacagagcagctgctgcccaGCACTG GACTGACAGCAAGGATGCAGTTCAGAGACCAAGTGCCTTCTCttg GTGTCGCTGTGACAAGAAGCCCATTCAGAGACCATCTCCCCTCCTATG GTTTTTCACGACCTCGTTCTGGCAGCGCTCCACCCACCCCTGTGAACTCAATCAGCTTGACCCCTCCCTGCACCACCTCATCCCCTCCACACAACAGACGACTGAAAGCAGCAAATGTTTCCAAGGCGAACAGCAAGCCTCCTTCG GCATCTTCATTTGCCCATCCCTGGAAATCCTCCCAacttcctccctcccctccccctctgtgCTCCTCCCTTCGTAGTTTCCCCTCCCCCCTCAGGTGCAGTGTGGATTCTCTCCTACACTTGTTTGGCTGCTGGCTGTTTGATGCTGCCCTGATCAGCAGAAACACAA CTGTGCAGTGTGACGTCATGAGAAGTCACGCCATTGTGTCAGAGAGGTGGGCAGCAGGTCAGGCCGAGGCCTGCGGGACACTCTGCAGGATCTTTAGTTCTAAGAGGACTGCGGAGAACATCCTACCTGTCTACCTGTCCAG GTTCTACCTGGTTCTCCTGAACGGTCTCCAGCCATCTGAAGAGGTGTGTCCTGCCGTTCTAGCCTCCATCCTGCTGAACTCGACTTGTCTCTTCTGCTGTGACCTTAAAGGAGTTAACCTGCTGTTTCAGCCCTTCATGTCAGCTCTAGAGACCGTGCTGTTTGACAG aGAGCTGGTGAGGTTTAGGGGTTTTGTGAATCTGGTGGATTTAAGACGTGCCTCCATCCTCAttctgctgtccctgctgccAGTCCCTCTGCAGTTTGGATCTGTCCAATCAGAG GTTGTGTCAGACGGGAAGTCTAGGGCTGTGGCAGCAGGCGGTTTCCTGACTCTGAAGCCCCGCCTCATCAATGCTGTGATTGgagctctgcagacagagatGGACTCGTGTAACATACAGCTCATTCTGG CGGCCATGTTGAATCTAGTTCAAGACTCATCTTTGTTTGAAGGTGCAGGACAAACTCATCAT GAGCCGCATCGTGGCACACAGAGACCCAGACCGACCAGAGGATCCA ATGCAGCTGCAGTCCTATGGGTTCAGATTGTGCGTTTGCTGACTCGGTTTCTGACATCCCAGTGGAAAAATGACTCAGCAGTTTGTCTGTCAGCACTGGAAGTATTGGGAGGACTGGCCAAG GTGCAGGTGTGGGTGGAGGACTCAGAGAGGAGGCGGGCGGTCAGCTCCATCTGTACATACATCGAGTTCCTGTGcagtcgtcctcctcctcttcactccagGGACCTGCACTCCATCATTGTTGCTGCCTTCCACTGCCTGACCATGTGGTTCATTCAGCATCCTGCCCTGCTCGATCACCAG gAGTGTTTGTTGGAGGTCCTGGAGATCGTGGAATTGGGGATTTCAGGCAGTAAATCtagacagaaacaggaagtgaaacgtaaagaggagaaagaacTGAACCCGGCCTCTCTGAGGGTGAAGGAAGCAGCAGAGGCCACGCTGAGCTG TGTTATGCAGGTCTCGGGGGCGTTCCCGCTTGTGGGGCACCTACTGAATGAGGACTCTCTGATCTGCTGCTCAGGACTGAGCGACATTGGTTTGAGGAAGTTCCGATATTTTGTGGTAGAAAGCTCTGTGATCCTGGCAATTCTGGAACATGGTCCAGTACCTGAACAAG AGCCAAATCCGTCACTAACAATGCTGATCAGGGGACCTTCAGGATGTCACACTTGGAGCCTACAGCTCCACATGCAGCCCAGAGActcacggacacacacacag TCTCTTGATCCATTGCAGCAACCTCGGAGCCCAGAACGGTGCAGGGTTGCTCAGGGAGATACTTGGACAAAATGTGGGGTCAAACATCCGCTGTTTCCCGAAAACCCGGACATGACTCCTCAAGTCCAAGCAGATCTGAGTGTTCCAGCTCTGCATGAGATGGTTTCTGTAAAG GTGCCACTGGACCATTTGCGAGCAGCCTTGAAGAGGCAGCATCAGATTGAGGCTCGGCAGCTGACCAGCCAGCATTCAGACGTCATCTTCAAATGCTCTCCACCACGTCCTGCCACTTGCTTCCAGACAGCAAGACTCCTTCTGTCCCACTTAGGCCTCCTGACACCTGAGAGCATCAAG GATCCAGGACTCAGTGGTGTCCCAGCTCAGCTCATGTCTCTAGACTCATCTCTTCCAGGTTTTTCTGAGAGTCTAAGGCGTTTGGACCAGCTGTCCTCCAGAAACTGTGACTCCGCTTTTATCTTCTACATCAAAGCAGGACAGAAGACAGCTGCTGAG ATCTTCATGAACGTGGAGTCACGCTGCAGCGTTCAGTCTCACTTTCTGGACTTCCTATCATCTCTTGGTCGACCACTGGAGGTGGGGCAACAGCAGGTGGACGGACCTGACGGCAGCCACTCAG AGTTCCCTTCTGTGCTGGGTGGCAGTGGAGGGGGCGTGTTTGATGGACAGAGGTTTGTCCTGAGGTTCACAGATGCTCTGACAGAGATCACTTTCATCGTCCCGTCACCTTCACAAA TTAATTGGTCAAAGACTCTGGAGCAGGAGCCACTCACTGAGCTGCCGTCAAACCAGAAGAAGAGACGCCCTGACATCAGGCCAGACTCCGTCCCCAAATCCTCCGGACCCACT agaGCTTCCCTCTGTCGGACCTGCTGTCAGAGATGA